In Streptomyces erythrochromogenes, the DNA window AGTTCGTCCAGTCCCCAGGCGGTGGCGACCTCGTCGCGGGCCCGCGGGTCGGTGGCCGGACGGCCGCCCGGCAGCAGCGACGGCAGCGCGCCGGCCTCGACGGCCGCCCGCTCCCCGGCCCGGCGCGGGATCCACACCAGCTTCGCCCCGGTCGCGGCGGCCGCCCGTACGGCGGCGGTGAGCGCGCCGGGCACGCCGGCGAGGCGCTCCCCGACGACGATGACGGCGCCCGGCCGGCGCAGCGCCTCGGCGGCTTCGGCGCCGCCCGCCTCCAGGCCGGTCCGCGAGGACAGTGCGTCGAGCCAGTCCGGCTCGGTGCCGGGGGCGGCCGCCAGCAGGGTGCCGCCGGCCTTGTCCAGTCCGCGGGTGGCGAAGGGGGCGAGGGCGAAGGTCCGCTGCTTGTGCCTGCGGTGGGCCTTGCGCAGCCGCAGGAAGACGCCGGGGGCCTCCTCCTCGGCCTCGATGCCGGCGAGCAGCACCGTGGGCGCCGCCTCCAGCGAGGTGTAGGTGACGCCGTCGCCGTCGAGGTCCTTGCCGGTGCCGGCGACGGTGGCGGCCAGGAAGTCGGCCTCCTCCGCGCTGTGCACGCGGGCCCGGAAGTCGATGTCGTTGGTGTCGAGGACCACCCGCGCGAACTTGGCGTACGCGTAGGCGTCCTCCACGGTCAGCCGGCCGCCGGTGAGGACCCCGGCCCGGCCGCGCGCGGCGGCGAGCCCGTTCGCCGCGGCCTCCAGGGCCTCGGGCCAGCTCGCCGGTTCCAGAACCCCGGCGGCGCTGCGCACCAGCGGGGTGGTCAGCCGGTCCGGGCGCTGCGCGTAGCGGAACCCGAAGCGGCCCTTGTCGCAGAGCCACTCCTCGTTGACCTCGGGGTCCTCCGCGGCGAGGCGCCGCAGCACCTTGCCGCGGCGGTGGTCGGTACGGGTCGCGCAGCCGCCCGCGCAGTGCTCGCACACGCTCGGGGAGGAGACGAGGTCGAAGGGGCGGGAGCGGAAGCGGTACGCGGCCGAGGTGAGGGCGCCGACCGGGCAGATCTGGATGGTGTTGCCGGAGAAGTACGACTCGAAGGGGTCGTCCTCGCCGGTGCCGACCTGCTGGAGCGCACCGCGTTCCAGGAGCTCGATCATCGGGTCGCCGGCGATCTCGTTGGAGAAGCGGGTGCAGCGGGCGCACAGCACGCACCGCTCCCGGTCCAGCAGGACCTGCGTGGAGATCGGGACGGGCTTCTCGTAGGTCCGCTTCCTGCCCTCGAAGCGGGACTCGGCGTTGCCGTGCGACATCGCCTGGTTCTGCAGCGGGCATTCGCCGCCCTTGTCGCAGACGGGGCAGTCCAGCGGGTGGTTGATGAGCAGCAGCTCCATCACCCCGCGCTGGGCCTTGTCGGCGACCTCGGAGGTCAGCTGGGTCTTGACGACCATGCCGTCGGTGCAGGTGATGGTGCAGGAGGCCATCGGCTTGCGCTGGCCCTCGACCTCGACGATGCACTGGCGGCAGGCGCCGGCCGGGGGGAGGAGGGGGTGGTCGCAGAACCGGGGGATCTCGATGCCGAGCTGTTCGGCGGCGCGGATGACGAGGGTGCCCTTGGGCACCGAGAGCTCGACCCCGTCGATGGTCAGCGAGACCAGGTTCTCCGGCGGGACGGCGGCTTCTCCCCCGGAGGCGGCCGTAGTGGTGACGGTCATGCGTTCACCTCCGTGTCGGCCCAGAGGGTCGACTTCCTGGGGTCGAAGGGGCAGCCCTTGCCCGTGATGTGCTGCTCGTACTCCTCGCGGAAGTACTTGAGCGAGGAGAAGATCGGGCTGGCCGCGCCGTCGCCGAGGGCGCAGAAGGACTTGCCGTTGATGTTGTCGGCGATGTCGTTCAGCTTGTCGAGGTCGGACATGACGCCCTTGCCGGCCTCGATGTCGCGGAGCAGCTGGACCAGCCAGTAGGTGCCTTCGCGACAGGGCGTGCACTTGCCGCAGGACTCGTGCGCGTAGAACTCGGTCCACCGGGTGACGGCCCGCACCACGCAGGTGGTCTCGTCGAAGCACTGGAGGGCCTTGGTGCCGAGCATCGAGCCGGCGGCGCCGACGCCCTCGTAGTCCAGGGGGACGTCGAGGTGCTCGTCGGTGAACATCGGGGTGGAGGAGCCGCCCGGGGTCCAGAACTTCAGCCGGTGCCCGGGGCGCATGCCGCCGCTCATGTCGAGGAGCTGGCGCAGGGTGATGCCGAGCGGGGCCTCGTACTGGCCGGGTCCGACGACGTGCCCGGAGAGCGAATACAGCGTGAAGCCGGGGGACTTCTCGGTCCCCATCGACTTGAACCAGTCCTTGCCCTTGTTCAGGATCGCGGGAACCGAGGCGATGGACTCGACGTTGTTGACGACAGTGGGGCAGGCGTAGAGCCCCTCGACGGCAGGGAAGGGGGGACGCAGCCGGGGCTGGCCGCGCCGGCCTTCGAGGGAGTCGAGCAGCGCCGTCTCCTCGCCGCAGATGTAGGCGCCCGCGCCCGCGTGCACCGTGATGTCGAGGTTGCGACCGGTGCCGTCGATGTCCTTGCCGAGGTATCCGGCCGCGTACGCCTCGCGCACGGCCTCGTGCAGGCGCCGCAGGACGGGCACCGTCTCCCCGCGCAGGTAGATGAAGGCGTGCTCCGAGCGGATCGCGTAGCAGGCGATGATCATTCCCTCGATGAGGGAGTGCGGGTTGGCGAAGAGGAGGGGGATGTCCTTGCAGGTTCCCGGCTCCGACTCGTCGGCGTTCACGACGAGGTAGTGGGGCTTCCCGTCGCCCTGCGGGATGAACTGCCACTTCATTCCGGTGGGGAAGCCGGCGCCGCCGCGTCCGCGCAGACCCGAGTCCTTCACGTAGGCGATGAGGTCGTCCGGGGTCATCGCGAGCGCCTTGCGCAGGCCTTCGTAGCCCTCGTGGCGCCGGTAGGTCTCCAGCGTCCACGATTCGGGTTCGTCCCAGAAGGCCGACAGGACGGGGGCGAGGAGCTTCTCCGGGCTGGTCCCTCCCCCGGCCTCCGGCCGGGAGGTACCCCCGTTGCTCAGTTCAGAGGACACGGACATCACTCCCCTCCCTCGGTGGTGCTCTCGCCGCGCGGGTGGACGATCGGGGTGTGCGGGGGCTCGCCGCGGGCGATCCGCAGCCCGATCAGGGAGGCGGGACCGGCGCCTCCGGTGGCCTCGACCGCGCCCGCCCGCTCGTCCGGGAAACCGGCCAGGATCCGGGCGGTCTCCTTGTAGGTGCACAGCGGCGCACCCCGAGTCGGGGAGACCTCGCGGCCGGCCAGCAGGTCGTCGACCATGGCCTTGGCGGAGTCGGGGGTCTGGTTGTCGAAGAACTCCCAGTTGACCATCACCACGGGGGCGTAGTCGCAGGCCGCGTTGCACTCGATGTGTTCGAGGGTGACCTTGCCGTCGGGGGTGGTCTCGTTGTTGCCGACCCCCAGGTGCTCCTTGAGCTCCTCGAAGATGGCGTCGCCGCCCATGACCGCGCACAGGGTGTTGGTGCAGACGCCGACCTGGTAGTCACCGGAGGGCTTGCGCCGGTACATCGTGTAGAAGGTGGCGACGGCGGTGACCTCGGCGGTGGTCAGCCCGAGCGTCTCGGCGCAGAAGCGGATGCCGGTCTTGGAGACGTAGCCCTCCTGCGACTGGCACAGGTGCAGCAGCGGGAGCAGCGCCGAGCGGCTGTCGGGGTAGCGGGCCACGACTTCCTTCGCGTCCGCTTCGAGGCGTGTCCGTACCTCCGCCGGGAAGTCGGGGGCGGGGAGCTGGGGCATGCCCAGCGAGACCCCTCGGTTCTGAGGACTGGCGGTCATCGGTCGACGCCTCCCATCACGGGGTCGATGGAGGCGACGGCGACGATGACGTCGGCGACCTGGCCGCCCTCGCACATCGCGGCCATGGCCTGCAGGTTGGTGAAGGACGGATCGCGGAAGTGGACCCGGTAGGGGCGGGTTCCGCCGTCGGAGACGACGTGGACGCCGAGCTCGCCCTTGGGCGATTCGACGGCG includes these proteins:
- the nuoE gene encoding NADH-quinone oxidoreductase subunit NuoE, which encodes MTASPQNRGVSLGMPQLPAPDFPAEVRTRLEADAKEVVARYPDSRSALLPLLHLCQSQEGYVSKTGIRFCAETLGLTTAEVTAVATFYTMYRRKPSGDYQVGVCTNTLCAVMGGDAIFEELKEHLGVGNNETTPDGKVTLEHIECNAACDYAPVVMVNWEFFDNQTPDSAKAMVDDLLAGREVSPTRGAPLCTYKETARILAGFPDERAGAVEATGGAGPASLIGLRIARGEPPHTPIVHPRGESTTEGGE
- a CDS encoding NADH-quinone oxidoreductase subunit G; translation: MTVTTTAASGGEAAVPPENLVSLTIDGVELSVPKGTLVIRAAEQLGIEIPRFCDHPLLPPAGACRQCIVEVEGQRKPMASCTITCTDGMVVKTQLTSEVADKAQRGVMELLLINHPLDCPVCDKGGECPLQNQAMSHGNAESRFEGRKRTYEKPVPISTQVLLDRERCVLCARCTRFSNEIAGDPMIELLERGALQQVGTGEDDPFESYFSGNTIQICPVGALTSAAYRFRSRPFDLVSSPSVCEHCAGGCATRTDHRRGKVLRRLAAEDPEVNEEWLCDKGRFGFRYAQRPDRLTTPLVRSAAGVLEPASWPEALEAAANGLAAARGRAGVLTGGRLTVEDAYAYAKFARVVLDTNDIDFRARVHSAEEADFLAATVAGTGKDLDGDGVTYTSLEAAPTVLLAGIEAEEEAPGVFLRLRKAHRRHKQRTFALAPFATRGLDKAGGTLLAAAPGTEPDWLDALSSRTGLEAGGAEAAEALRRPGAVIVVGERLAGVPGALTAAVRAAAATGAKLVWIPRRAGERAAVEAGALPSLLPGGRPATDPRARDEVATAWGLDELPHRYGRDTGQIIEAAATRELSALLVAGVEVTDLPDPARARTALQEAFVVSLELRPGEVTDHADVVLPVAAVAEKAGAFINWEGRVRPFEAALKPDQMTRRLAPADARVLHMLADAADRPIALPDVHAVRRELERLGPWEGELAAEQSTAPVPLPRPGVGEAVLAGHRLLLDQGRLQEGDEALAGTRHEASARLSAATAAETGVKDGDVLAVTGPAGTVELPLRITEMPDRVVWLPLNSTGSGVLADAGARPGTLVRIGPATPAGAGDTTAEVGA
- the nuoF gene encoding NADH-quinone oxidoreductase subunit NuoF translates to MSVSSELSNGGTSRPEAGGGTSPEKLLAPVLSAFWDEPESWTLETYRRHEGYEGLRKALAMTPDDLIAYVKDSGLRGRGGAGFPTGMKWQFIPQGDGKPHYLVVNADESEPGTCKDIPLLFANPHSLIEGMIIACYAIRSEHAFIYLRGETVPVLRRLHEAVREAYAAGYLGKDIDGTGRNLDITVHAGAGAYICGEETALLDSLEGRRGQPRLRPPFPAVEGLYACPTVVNNVESIASVPAILNKGKDWFKSMGTEKSPGFTLYSLSGHVVGPGQYEAPLGITLRQLLDMSGGMRPGHRLKFWTPGGSSTPMFTDEHLDVPLDYEGVGAAGSMLGTKALQCFDETTCVVRAVTRWTEFYAHESCGKCTPCREGTYWLVQLLRDIEAGKGVMSDLDKLNDIADNINGKSFCALGDGAASPIFSSLKYFREEYEQHITGKGCPFDPRKSTLWADTEVNA